Part of the Lepidochelys kempii isolate rLepKem1 chromosome 8, rLepKem1.hap2, whole genome shotgun sequence genome is shown below.
TGCTTTCAGAGACAGAAAAGTTTGAGGAGCCGTCCTACGCAATCTCCCCAAAATTCACACCTTACAATCAGAGTAAGTAGGATTGCCTAGTAATAGTCTGTTACATCACATCACCCCCATTAATTCAATAGGGCTTGAATTGAGCCTAGAGTTTTTCTGTTTAGGTTCTTGCTCTTGTGGTGTTTGACCACCTTTTAGCAGTAGCTGAAATCTTTCCCACTGCGGGGGACTTCATAACCTCATGCACCACTTCACTGTTAATACAGGATTTAAGTGGTGTCTAGAGCTTCGTGTGAGCCCCATGCACTGGGTTGAAATTTTATTAATATGCATTGACTGTGCCAGTCACTATGTTACATGTGTTTAAACCTGGTAAAGTagagagattgtgtgtgtgtggggggggggggtgttttgttttgttttgaggtgGTAGTGGAGAATGTTGTGTGAAAAGGATATTTTGCCAATAAAGTTTTTCCTATGCCTTGAATTAattctaaaaatgtttttgtgtgCATTAGCTACAATTGGGAGACCAGAGATTCAAACTTATGAACTAACTGACTCCAAGCTGAAAGTGTTGGTTGAAGATCCACTTACACCATACAGATTTACCAATAAAAGCTTTAAAAGTAtcagagagatttttaaaaatgacctgGAATATACACTCTATTATTGGAAAGATCAAAGTACAGGAAAGGTAAGCCCTTATTTTCAACTTCCTATACCTCTAATTTTGTATGTTTTATAGTTACAAAACTTCTATGCTATTAAGAGCTAAAACTTTTATAAAGAATGTCTTGAAAgtgtctttttttcctttatacATAGAAAGAGGCAACAACAAAAAGTAATCAATTTGAAATAAGCATTGACAAAGGGAAGAACTACTGCTTTTATGTACAGGCAATTATTCTCTCTCGCAGAGAGAACCGCAAAAGTCAAGAGAGCAAGGTGAATTGTACCAGCCATGAGAGAAATGTTTTGGATGGTAAGTATCTGGTGAAACAAGTAAATAGACTATTTTTCTTGCTATCTCTTGCATTCCAACAAAAAAATTTCCCTCTCATATAGAAAACCCATGAGAAGAAATCTCCCATGAGGTAACCATCACTGAGATTTCTACCATATCACAAAAttgccattgactacagtgggagcagagttaggccaacaccgAGTGCTTTTGAACATTCCACCTTTGTCCACCATCCACAATTATctgttcacttaaaaaaaatgtttttcctcttTGCAGGGCCTGCATTGATGACTTTTCACTGAGATTTCAAATTGCCTCATCAATGGGCCTATATTTTTCttgtttcccttttcttccctttGATAAATACTAGTTTACATATAATGAAATTTTTCCCAACTAGTGACCCAGTAGTGAGTGCTTGCATGATGAAGCCTTTAGATATGCGTGCCAGCAAACTATGTAAGACTTAACGGTCAGTAGGAGCTGTGCATATATTTGAATGAGGCTAACTCCTGCTTTTTTCCTGTGCTCTAGTCCATTTTCTCAAGTGCAGGTGATCCTTTAAGGTTTACTGTCCTTCAAATTGTAGTGCCCATAATCCTAACTGTTTTCCCCAAATTGTGTACATTAAAAATGTGTCCAACCAGGCAAATATATAAGCTCTTTATCAAACAATGAAGAGGTCAGTGAGGGAATGGTGCTGGGAAGGAGACTTATCCATTGTGCCCTTTGATAGTCGTTGCTTTGTGGGGACTGTTTTtgggtttgtgtatgtgtgtagggctgatttgttgttgttgtggggttttttttttgtttaaagcatTATCCTTCATTGGTATCAAGACAAATAATTTACTGAAAACATACCAGGTTTTAAATCAGTGCTCTCAGCTCTACCTTATGCTCCCTCTTCTTTCCCTATTGGGAAAGAATCTGTGCATTTTATATTAATAAGCAGAAACCTCTTCTCCCAAAACCTCATTGTCCTCTCTCCACCATCCAAAAATTAAAACCTTTCCCTCAATATAGAATTTTCAATGTGATATCACAAAATATTTGAGTTCAGTAAACTTTGTCCAAACtgttttttgttagtttaaaaCCCTAGAATAAGTTTCTGTTAGTATACAAAACTTTTGCACAAGCATGACATTTATGGCTataactgagggcctgatcctttgAGGTGCAGAGTCCCTCATAGGAAGGGACTGGCTTCAAGGGGACCTGAATGGTCTTCGCACCTCCTGGGAGGTATTCAATGTTTTTGTAGGACTGGGACCCATGTTAGTCATGACGTTAAGGTAAAGCAAATTACTACTATATAGAAAATCTGTATGCACTGATGAGCTATTaattctttgtttgctttttcttctccccAACCAGAGTATGGAACCGAAGTGTTTATTATCATAGCAGCTGCAGCCATTGTAATCCTTATTATAATCATTGGCTTGTCTGTGACCCTGTATAAATGCAAGAAAACAAAAgctgcaaaggaaaaagaaaccaTGCCACTTAATGATATTTAGGAAAAACACAAGAAGTGCCTTTTGTTACTATTTCAAATGCTGCTGCATTCCCAGACAGAAAAGCTTATGGTacttgaggggaaaaaactgcTGTCTCTAAATATTATTAGCCTTTACTTAAGTGTAAAGGAACACTTCCTgtttctgtgaaacattttgtttttttatattttaaagcaaaaaccactacttttgttttaattttaacaatGTTAAACTGATGAAATGTTAGCTCACAAATATGAAAACACTACTATTCCTTCTGCACTTCATGGAGAAGTCAATTTTAAATTGGTTATTCTGTATATCAGTTGATATAAGTTATCAAAACTAAATGACTGTGTCTATATGACATCCTAACAAGTTCACTTGTGAGGAAGTGGGAGTACCATATCAAAAACTAACATTCAAAACCATAATACAACAGATCCAAACTTCTAACAATCAATATAGAGACAGAATTGCATGTCTAAACTGTAAAATGTACTTTAGGCAACGCCAGGTGCTAAACTGAGTACTTTGCAATTTATTTGAATCAATAGGTAACTAATTTCCTGCACATACTCAATAGGAAGAAGAATTTAGCACTTATATTTTATACTGATGATTAAACACTTGAGAGatcacttttatttttataatgggaTGTCTATATAAATGAACTACTTGGGTGATGTGATTTAGAGGTACCTCATACTACTACAGTTTCTAATATATTTATGATTTTTATAAATGGGAATTTTTATATTGGTGATATTTGTATATATTGTGTTAACttatttaatataatttcttaCTGAAATAAAGGTGAATGGAAAAACAAGACTCATTATTGCAGAGCAATGTTTATTCTAGAAATACATGTTTAACTTTATCTAAGAAATATGTGGAGCAGAGCTTGGCCTCTTTTAGAAACTTGGGCCCCAGATTATTGCTCTGTAAAACAGAACACCCAGTTAGCTACCCCGTAGAGGGGGAAAACACCATGTAAGAAGACACAACTCTTGAACTAGACAAAGTCATGAAGTGTCCTAGGTTGCTCTTACTTTTGTACTAATTCCTGAGTAATCCCACTTCATATGTTACTAGTGTAGCCTGGCTTGCTGTATCATCtctagagattttaaaaatatatactgtaGTTATGTTTGACAGCTGCAGAGCActaatctcaaagcattttaactGCTCTAAGGAACAGTCCTATTGAATTTATTAGGGAATGAATACCATCTTGAAGAATTTTTATACCAATCTATAGTAGGCATGTCCCATTCCATTACATTCTATAAACATTCAGAGCAATTTATATAGAATTCTATTAGTATAATCTCTCTATTGCATTATACAGGATTTGCTATAAGAGAAGGTAAAGTACTGTAAATAGCTGTATGCCTGTTCTACAGATTAGGTAGCTGAGTCCCTGAGATGTTTCATAACTGGGCTAAGGCAACACAGCAACCTAGTGGAGCCAGGAATAAAACGCAGTTTTCCTAGCTCTGACTCCTGTACTCTATCCCAGTGGTGCGCAAACTAGGGGGCATATATAATCAGCATTCACCGCTCAAGTGGTTTGCAGAACAGCGTATCTTCCAGAATTTCATCCTCCTAGGAATACCTGCCAAACACAGTGAGTTGATCCAAATTCTTTTCTTGACACTTTTTATGGCATCATACTCTGTGTGCACTGCTAATTAGATTGACTTGAAGGTCACACCAGGAAGGTGGAGGGGACAAACAGAGATGAGACTATTCATTCAGTTTAGTGTTAGAGCATCTGACTCACTTGAGAGGTCCTGGGCTCTGAACTCTATTATATATGTTGCTGGTTTATTGCCTTGCCTTAGATGCCTTAAAATTAATGagaatcaaaattaattttaaaggcaTAGTAGGCCTATTGTAGTTATGAAACTTACCAAATTGTTGAAAATAAGCCAAcctgtgcttttatttgtatgtttgttgttttaaaagggCAAAAGGCCAAAGGTTCTTcataccgccccccccccccgaagtgaCCCGCCAGTTTGCACACCAgtggtgtagacaaagcctgaggcAATCATCAGTGGAGGAGGGTGGAGAATATCAGATCCCTAAATGCATCTTCAAGGTGTGCAGGGAGGACTAGAAGACAAGGGAGATCACTGATGTGTTGGGCAGGGAATGTAAAAAGAGTAGGAGTCCCTGAACCACAAAGGCCTGTGTTACCACACACCTGGCACACCTCTAGCCAGCCCTAACACTGCACcatttttaatcagaaaaattaCCTAGAGAATCCTTCAGGAAGGATAGGGACACATCCATTTTGCTTATTCTCCTTCAGATATCACTGGTCTCCCTCTCTTCTGTATATATTTCCTTAGGCAATTAGTAATGCAACAAGGTCTTTATTATGATGCCCACTAATGTCTCaggtttattaaaataatttttggttttaaatccTCTCAATATTATGTTCTAGCATTATGTGTGATCATTTAAGAAAGAGGAATTCAATATTTCTATACAACAGAGAAACAAACTTGCATACTACCTTAATGACAACATGTACTTGAATTAAGTTCTGAATATAATCAGTGTAACATATCACACTAAAGTCTACTGAAACTTTATAGTATTTCCTTTTCTGCGTCACACATTGTTCTCCCTGGTACTAGTTAATGAAGGATGGAGTTCTGCCAGGCAAGTCCTAGACTAAAAGACTACATGCAGCATATATTAATGTGATTATTGAAAACATACAGACTTTTGTGTTACTATCCATAGCAGTCTTCATTAAAGCAAGACCCTGTAAAGACATAAGCTAGGTACAACAATAACCAAGCAAAATACAAATTTTACTTCTAGTATAGCAAACTCAGCTCTTTGTAGTGGGAAAGTCTGCTGCTGAGAGGCATGAAATGAAATGTGATTATGAGCTTAACTTGGATCACTACTCATATGACAATTCTGGACAAAGAGCTTATGGCATTGCATAAGTGACAAACTGTGAAAGAGATTACAAGCCTGCATTTTTGTAATGCTCATTATTGTTTATACTGGTAGTAAATACTGCACAATTCCAGCACCTTGAAACACAGGAGACTATTACAATTGTACCAAAGAAAATTTATAGCAGATTAAAATAGGCAGAGTGCCTCAGCATGCTCTCACTTGTTCCTGCACAACTCCACCGCTTTCAAGGGGCTTGTCTGGGTGTACAGTATCAGAAATTAGAATTTGGAACATAGTCTTCAGTTTAATCAGTGTGGGTAGTTATGTACATGCAAGTAGTCTCTCATGCCTGGGTGCCTCATTGAATTCACTAGaagagggtgtgtgtgagaaagtgaGGTATGATGGAGCAGATCCAGAAAAAGGTGTTGAACTCACTGAATTTTATTTCCCATAATTAGATGAATCAACATTTGCCTGTTCACATCTGCCTACTCCTTATAACTAGTTCAGCATACTCACCTTCTTAATGAATAGCAGACAGCTGTGCAGAAAGGAATCATATCCTTTCCTTATTTGTGATTTATTGTGTGCACTTATATGGAATGTGAAACTGTACAAAAGGCCAAAATATAATAAAAGAAAGCCTTGTACAGAGCAGGATGCTATGCATTTCTCTCCACAtcactggtgggggtggggcatctTCAAGCCTAATGAGGACCCCCACTTCTCCCTAGTCCAGCTCCATTTTGAAATTGCCAGAAATTCTCCCTTCAGTCCACAGAGTGCAATTCAGTGTCTCTCAATGGGACACTCTCTGCATCCCCAGTGCTCCTCTAACTGAAATATGTCATGGCTAGGTTAGGCAGAGATGTGAGCCCTTCACAGCTCCTCCTCCTGCTTGGCTGGAAGCCAATGAAAAGTCCCCATCCTCTTTCAATATAATCATACCACATTTTCATTTAATCAGCCCTTGGATCAGCACAATTAAGATATTATCAGCATTTTCCAGCTCTCCATAGCTTCTCCTGGCTGCCAAAATTAAACATACACAAATAATGGCAAACTAACCCTAATTTTCCTTAGACTAAACCTTAATAATCACATTTTCAATAGGGTTTATTTTagtgctctgattttttttaagaccCTTCTTTAGCACACACTACAGAATTTTAATATGATGATTATTTCTAATGAGTTGTTAACTAGAGCTGAAGTCACCAATCTAAACCCAGGAGGACTTGCTTTTCCAGTTCTTATTTACCCTTGGCGATGTAAATTTTCtgcttgtattttttaaaatactcaaTCATATTACACAGTGAAATATTTAAACCACAAATTTACTTGAACATTAGTCATTTTATGAAGAGAATCTGTGCTCACTTTTGCACAAAATTATTTCACCAACAGATCAATTAAATTAAAACCCTTCTTCATCTGGGTggaaaaattaatattttccatTGAGATTGCATAAAAGTTGTTTATTTCATTCATTCCTCCAAAAGTAAATCATAGTGCCAGAACTAATTTCACAATGACTCTAGCAGGATTTAACTTACTTCAATACAGCGTACTGTTATTAAGCAATATCAGATAAAGCCTATGAGaactttttaaaacatattaacaaaatatataattaatTTAACTGAATAGCTTTTAATTCAATGTGGTGGTGTCCTGCATGCTTTATTCACTGTTCAGATCACATCACAGACACTTTTGTTGCAACGAAAATTTGGATTTGGTTTCTTGCCCTTCCATTTTATTCTCAGTTCATTTGTTTCCGCATAACAtcaaaaatacagccagctcccctCCTTGTGAGGCTGCTTTAGTCAGCCACTTCGGTAACATAGCCATAGATAATATTACATACAAAGGGCCTAATTCTTCACTGTTTTGCTCTTGGTGTAATCCAATAGGAACAGTAgcatttctcacacacacacacactcactttgcactccATGAGCAATTTATATCATGTTAATCCCAGGACTGAGTGATTGGTATAGGAGCTCATTCCCAGTCCGAGTCTTCCAACTAGTCTGCATAATCTGCTTTTCTAATTTGTTTGAGCATTCTGAGTCTCAGTATGCACATTTTATCTCAGGATCTAACTTTAAGTATGACCGGAAACAAGGCTACATTAACGTTCCTTGGATGGGTAGTATGATTATCTACCCTTTGCCTGCAAGATGAGGCTGATGCCTGGAAAAAAGCATATTAAATTCTGTTTGCAAACAAATTCTTTTGATCTTCTGAATGCTTGTAAAATACAGTAATTGTTCCTAATGCCAGAAAATCTTGCCACAATATTACCATTAACATATTggacttttctctctctttggtgTATTGTAAGGATGCTTCACATAAAGCAAATGGAGCGCTGTCCTTCCTGTTTTAACTCATGGAGAATGGATTCTGAAGTTTCAAAAAGTGGTTGAGATCCTCCAACATCCCTAAGTACTGTCACATTCTTTGCTACAAAGACTGCAGTGCATGGAAAGttcacttgctttttttttttttttccccagatcagaGTTCACAGCATTTGTCTTGCTTCATCAACAAAAGTTCCAACTTCAgtcctttgtacttcctgtttaTGTTCACCTCTTCTACAGTTACCATACTACCCTTCTAAAAATATGCTAGAGTGTTTGACCTTAATCACACAGTAGTAGCAATATAAGCAATAATGTTTTGAACTGTGATAATGTGCCATCTCCTCAGCAACAGGAGAGAAAACTAAAGGATGTGTGGGGCATAACAGGTACTTTCTAGCTGGAAGAGAGAAAGATGCAGCTCTGTACAAGTGtccactttgggtatgtctacacaactgCTGAAAGCAATAGACTAATGCTAGCATAGCTTGGGCTAGTgcgctaaaaacagctgtgtagctGTTGCATTGACTgcttccctaggcttcagagcctgagctccagtccAAGCCATAACATCTACACTGTTACTTtgaaacaaggagtctggtggcaccttaaagactaacaaatttatttgagcataagctttcgtgggtaaaaacccctcttcttcagatgcatggaaaattacagatgcagatataaatatactgacacatgaagagaagggagttacctcacaagtggagaaccagtgttgacaggtgtcaattccaggagaggcaaagctgcttttataatgagccagccactcccagtccctattcaagcccaaattaatagtgttaaatttgcaaatgaattttagttctgctgtttctcttacaatacccacctggggaagtgaggaaacagactgacagagcgagacacctactacaggacaggcccaacaaggaaaataacagaacaccacaggccatcacgtacagcccccagctaaaccctctccagcacattatcaaccatctacaacctatcctggaaaacgatccctcactctcccagatcttgggaggcagtccaatcctcgcttacagacagccccccaacctgaagcaaatactcaccagcaactacacaccataccacagaaacactaacccaggtaccaatccctgtagcaaacctcgttgactactctgtccccatatctactctagcgacaagatcagaggacccaaccacatcaggcACACCATCAGAGACTCATTCActtgcacgtctactaatgttatatatgccatcatgtgccagcaatgcccctctgccatgtacattggccagacagtccctacataaaagaataaatggacacaaatcggacaccaggaatggtaacatacaaaagccagtaggagaacacttcaatcttcctggacattctctaacagatttaaaagtagccatacttgaacaaaaaaacttcagaaacagacttcaaagagaaacagcagaactaaaattcatttgcaaatttaacaccattaatttgggtttgaatagggactgggagtggctggctcattacaaaagcaactttccctctcctggaattgacacctcctcatcagttattgggagtggaccacatccaccctgattgaattggccctgtcaacactggttctccacttgtgaggtaactcccttctcttcatgtgtcaatataataatgcctgcatctgtaattttcactccatgcatctgaagaagtgggggttttacccacgaaagcttatgttcaaatacatATGTtggtctttaaagtgccaccggactccttgtttttgtggatacagacaaacacggctaccccctgatactgtTACTTTGAGTGAGCTAGCATGAGCCCCACCAGCACAAATCTGTGGGGCCAGACTGTGAGACTCGCTCGcgacagctgtgtagacatactcttaagaGCTACAGCTCCTTGGGCTCTGCCACATTTTAGTGTGCCAGCCCCAGAACAGCctctggtggagaaaaaaaaatcctcgaAGGGGACAACCTTGCACTTGGGAGATACTAGGGATCAAGAAATCACCAGGAAGGGACTGCTTCTCTCTGTTGTACATCTCACTATTGTATCACATGGACCATTACGGTAGGATATTATATAATATTTGTATGATGCTAATATGTATTACATTgtgaacataggaattgccagactggatcagactttTAGTCcttctagctcagtatcctgtgtCCAACAGTGACCAGCACTAGTTGCTTCAGAGAAATGTGCAACAAACCTCACAGGAAGCAGATGAGTGGTAATCTGTCCCCTTTAAGGTCTCACCCTAATGCCCAATAGTTAGAGACTGGGTTAAACCATGAAGCATGCAGCTTTATATCCACTCCAAAACTTTTTATTTAGCGAACTATTATAATTCTGGGTACTTTCATTTTTATATATGAAATCCCTCTTTGAATTTTGCTACGTATTTGGCCTTATTTATGTTAAAACTCTAGCACTTTTTCTTTTGAATATAAATGTCAAGCTGCGAATTTGCATTGTAGCCTTTAACTCCCTATCACAtgcagaaaataaacattttgcatAGGTGGCCTGGTTTTCCAGCAAGGCCCTGTATCAATATAAAAGATCATGCCTtaggttttcagaggtgctctgCACATCAAGTCATTAATTTAACCACTACTTCCCAAAATAATTTAGCCCATCTTccatttttttggttttcagtttctCATACATCATATTTTGTTTGGTTGCTTCCACAAATGTCCCACATTAGCCATTCTCACAGGTAGTTTTCTCTGGCTGTAACAGCCACTTTCTGTGTCAATACTTTTTACTGTGTTCCTGCAGTAAtttaccatattttaaaaaaggcattaGAAGGGTTGAGGCTTCCATACTCtatgcaaaaagaaatggagtacttgtggcaccttagagactaaccaatttatttgagcataagctttcgtgagctacagctcagtgaactgtagctcacgaaagcttatgctcaaataaattggttagtctctaaggtgccacaagtactccttttctttttgcgaatacagactaacacggctgttactctgaaacctgtcatactctATGCAGCAGTTTGTATACTAATATTTGTTTCATTGCCATGTAGCATATAAAACTTATAATTAGTCAAATAATTTTTGCGGCCTGCTTGTTATAAACCATTCAATCtaaagcagtggtcaccaactggtcgaTCATGATTGACTGGTCGATGCTAGAGGATCTCCCGATCGATCACAATCTCCGGCGGTGCAGCGGGGCTGCCGCTAAGGGAAcatggccctggggtgggggggtgcaggggtctcCCTCTGCACACTGtttctgcctgcaagcaccacccctgcagctcccattggccacgtgccccctgcccccctcagggGCCTCAGCGGCgtgttggccccttccaggagcagtgtcgggctggggtaggcagggagcctgccttagccttgctacGCCCGCCGCCGACCAGGAGCTgccggaggtaagtgctgcctggagggaggccacaccccaacccccagccctgatccctgtcCTGGA
Proteins encoded:
- the F3 gene encoding tissue factor — encoded protein: MASALAALAAARGRALLLGALLSQLGPCSGNSELSTAVNITWSSINFKTILQWQPEPTNYVYTVEISGINSNWEKVCVHTKETECDVTDKLEKVKDTYTAHIVSEMLSETEKFEEPSYAISPKFTPYNQTTIGRPEIQTYELTDSKLKVLVEDPLTPYRFTNKSFKSIREIFKNDLEYTLYYWKDQSTGKKEATTKSNQFEISIDKGKNYCFYVQAIILSRRENRKSQESKVNCTSHERNVLDEYGTEVFIIIAAAAIVILIIIIGLSVTLYKCKKTKAAKEKETMPLNDI